The following is a genomic window from Rhodoferax sp. PAMC 29310.
TGACGCGCTCCACCGTGGTGACATGGCGAAAGCGCCAGAGCCGAAATGCATCTTCCAGATCCGTGAGTTCTTCGCCCAGCTGGTAGAGATCCCAATGCTGTTTGGGGTCGCGGTAAACCTGTAACCACGCCTGTTCAACCTCGGCGCTGGCCTCATAGGGCTGCGTCCAGTCGCGCTCAGAATGGCTGGCAGGCACGGCGAGGCCGCGCCGGGCCAGCAAGCGCAGGGCTTCGTCGTAAAGAGAGGGTGCCTTGTAGGCGGCCTCCACATGGGCCAGTAGATCCGGCCGGTGGGCATGGGGTTTGAGCATGGCGGCGTTCTTGTTGCCCAGCGAAAACTCGATGCAGCGGTATTGGTAGCTTTGAAACCCGCTGGAGCTGGACAAGTAAGGGCGGATGGCGCTGTACTCAGGCGGCGTCATGGTGGCCAGCACATCCCAGGCGTGAACCAGTTGCTCCATGATTTTGCTGACCCGGGCCAGCATTTTGAAGGCGCTGCCCAAGTCGTCGTTCCTGACACATTGAATGGCGGCACTCATCTCATGCAGCATGAGCTTCATCCACAACTCACTGGTCTGGTGCTGCACGATGAACAGCATTTCGTTGTGGTCGGGTGAACGCGGGGCCTGCGCGTTCAAGATGTCGTCCAGCTTGAGGTAGTCCCCATAGCTCATCGACTGGCTGAAGTCGAGCTGCGCTTTTTCTTCATGCACGATGGATTCCGGCAAGCCAATGGGGGCCTGACTGGGTTCGCCATGTTTGTAAGGGCACATCTCAGGTCACCTCGCTGTGTTGGTTGAATTGGGCTTGCTGCCACTCCTCCGTTTCGAGCACCTGCTTCAGATGTTCCACGGCGTTCCACACGTCTTCAAATCCAATGTAAAGCGGTGTGAAGCCAAAACGCAGAATGTCCAGGTGCTGGGCACCGTCACCGGCGCGAAAATCACCCACCACGCCACGGGCAATCAATGCCTGCACGATGGCGTAAGCGCCGGTTTTCCGGGTCAAGCAAACCTGGGAACCTCTCTGTTCGTGGTCACGGGGCGTTGCCAGGCCGAGGCCGTGTCCCTCGCAGCGCTGTTCAACCAATTCAATAAACAAGTCAGTGAGCGCCAGAGACTTGTCCCGCAGGGCGGTCATGCCGCCACAGGCTTCGGCGGCGGTAAAAACATCCAAGCCGCACTCCAATGTGGCCAGGCTCAGAATCGGTTGTGTGCCGCACAAATAGCGGCGAATACCAGGGGCGGGGCGGTAGTCTGGGGTGAATTCAAATGGCGTGGCGTGACCCCACCAACCGGCCAAGGGCTGCCAGAAGCGCTCGGCATGTTTGGGGTTGACCCAGACAAATGCTGGTGCGCCGGGGCCGCCATTCAGGTATTTGTAGCTGCAACCAACCGCAAAGTCAGCGCCCGCGCCATGCAGGTCAACCGGTACAGCACCGGCGCTATGAGCCAGGTCCCAGACGGTCAGAATGCCTGCTGCGTGGGCAGCGGCTGTGACAGAGCTCATGTCGTGCATGGCACCGGTGCGGTAGTTCACATGGGTGAGAATGAGCACCGCCACATCAACGGTCAGTGCGGCCTCAATCTCAGTGGGCTCGACCAGTTGCAGCTCAAAACCGCGTTCTTTGCACAAGGCCTCGGCCATGTAGAGGTCAGTCGGGAAATTGCTGCGCTCGCTCACGATACTGCGACGAGTGGGGGCGTCTTCACGTGCCATGTTCAGCGCGGCGCTGAGCACTTTGAATAAATTGATGGAGGTGCTGTCGGTCACCACCACTTCATCGGGGCCGGCGCCAATCAGCGTGGCCACCTTGTTGCCCAAACGCTGGGGCAGATTGAACCACCCCGCCGTGTTCCAGGAGCGGATCAGACCTTGACCCCATTCCTGTGTGACGACTTCGGCAGCGCGTGCCACCGCAGCTTTGGGCATCACCCCCAGCGAATTGCCGTCAAGGTAGATCAGGTCGGAAGGAATTGAAAAATGCGCGCGCAAATGCCGGGTCGGGTCCGCGGCGTCGCGCTGCTGACAGTGTTGAAGGGTGATCATGTGAACTTACTTTTTCAAAAGAAAGCGCAAAGGTAACACCCGTCAAAACGCTGTGGTGTCGGTAATTTCCAACACCTTGAGAATGCTTGAGGTTTTAATCAAAACCTTGGCGCGTTTCTCCAATGGCGTGTGTTTTGAGATCGAGCCGCCGGGCGAGCGCCGGACCGAGATCTGCGCCTGAAAACAGCCACGTTGCTTGTTTGAGGCCTGACCGGAGAGGCGACGGCCGTCAATGACACGAGTCACCGCCAAGAAAGGAAAGCGCACCTGGCCTGCCAAAGGTTGGTGCGCTCTATGCCTTACAAACGGCCGAGCAGCAGAAATTCCATCAATGCTTTTTGCACGTGCAGACGGTTTTCAGCTTCTTCCCAAACCACAGACTGTGGGCCGTCAATGACGTCAGCTTGCACCTCTTCACCGCGATGAGCGGGCAGGCAGTGCATGAACAAGGCATCGGGTTTGGCACTCTTCATCATGTCAGCGTCCACACACCAGTCAGCAAAGGCGAGGCGGCGAGCTTCGTTTTCTGCCTCGTAACCCATGCTGGTCCAGACATCCGTGGTGACCAAGTCGGCGCCGGCGCAGGCTTGCATGGGGTCTTTGAAAATTTTGTAGCTTTTGGATGAATTCAGGCCAGCCACTTTTTGGTCAATTTCGTAGTCACGCGGTGTACTAACATGCACGTTGAAGCCCAAAATTTCGCTGGCCTGCAACCAGGTGTTGGCCATGTTGTTTCCGTCGCCCACCCAGGCCACCGTTTTGCCTTTGAGCAAGGCGACATCCGGCTTGCCCTCTGCATTGAGACCCCGGTGTTCCAGGTATGTGAACAGGTCAGCCAGGATCTGACAAGGGTGAAACTCATTGGTCAAGCCATTGATGACCGGCACCCGGGAGTGCGCGGCAAAGCGCTCAATCTTGGTTTGCTCAAAGGTGCGAATCATCACCAGATCGACCATGCGGCTGATGACCTTGGCACTGTCCTCAATGGGTTCTGAACGTCCCAACTGGCTGTCACCCGTGGTCAGGTGCACCACGCTGCCGCCCAGTTGGTAGGTGCCGGCTTCAAAACTCACCCGGGTGCGAGTGGATGCTTTCTCGAAAATCAGGGCCACCGTGCGATCGGTGAGTGGGTGGTGCTTTTCGTAAGCCTTGAACTTCTTCTTGATGATGGCCGCGCGCTCGAACAGGTAGGCGTAGTCGCTGGCGTCCAGGTCGCTGAATTGCAGGTAATGTTTCATCTCTGTGTCTCTGTAGGTTCGGGCCTAGCTGGCGTTGGCCAGCAGTTGTTTGATCAGGGGGCAGAGGATGCGAACCACTTCGTCCGCTTCCGCCGTGCTCATGTTCAAGGGCGGCACCATGCGTACCACGGTGTCTGCGGTGACGCTGATCAGCAAACCGGCGTCCGCGCACTGCTGCACCAGGGCCGAGCAGGGCTTGGCCAAGTCCACGCCAATCATCAAGCCCATGCCGCGGATTTCCCTGACGCCTTTGTTGGCAATTTCGGCGCTCAATGCCTTCGCCAGTTCGGCAGTCAGATGCGCCCCCACTTTGGCCGCGTTTTCCAGCAAGCCTTCTTCTTCCATGATGCGAATGGTTTCCACGCCGGCCCGCATGGCCAGCGGGTTGCCGCCAAAAGTCGAGCCGTGGTTGCCAGGTTGGAAGATGTTGGCGGCCTTGGGGCCCACCACCACCGCACCTACTGGCACGCCTGAACCGAGCCCTTTGGCCAGCGGCATGACGTCCGCTTTGATGCCGGCCCACTGGTGGGAAAACCATTTGCCGGTACGTCCCATGCCACACTGAACCTCGTCGATCATAAGCAACCAATCGCGCTCATCGCACAGTTGACGAACCGCTTTCAGATAGTCCATGTGCATGGGGTTGACGCCGCCTTCTCCTTGAATGGCCTCAAAAAAGACAGCCACCACATTTGGGTTGTTGGCCGTGGCTTGTTTCAGGCTGTCAATGTTGTTGACAGGCACCCGAATGAAGCCTTCCACCAAAGGGCCGAAACCGGCTTGCACTTTTGGGTTGCCAGTGGCACTAAGAGTGGCAATCGAACGGCCATGAAAAGCTTTTTCATAGACCACGATTTCAGGGCGTTCAATGCCTTTGTCGTGGCCAAACTTGCGCGCCAGTTTGAGCGCGGCCTCATTGGCCTCCAGTCCGGTGGAGCAGAAGAAGACATTGGTCATGCCCGACAACTCCACCAGCTTCTTGGCCAGCGCTTCTTGCAGCGGGATGTGATAGTAGTTGGAGGTGTGGATCAGTTTGGTCAACTGGTCCTGCAGTGCGGGCACCAGCTTGGGGTGGTTGTGACCCAGGGTATTAACGGCAATGCCGCCCAGCGCATCCAGGTACTCTTTCCCGTTGACATCCCACACTCGGCAACCCTGCCCGTGAGACAGCGCGATGGGCAGTCGGCCGTAGGTGTTCATCACATGAGGGGATGCGGCGGCGTGGGGAGATGCGGGTGCATTCATGGGCTCAAACTCCAGAGAGGTCACAAAACAGAGCAGCCCAACACGCGTTGGGCCTTTGAAGTGTGATTCTAGGCGCATCAAGTTCCGGGATCGTTTCTGGATTTGCATCAGACTGATGCGTGGGCGGTAGTGCTCCCTCTGGTCTTCTATAAGACATAAGATCGGCTAGAATGTGGACGCGCTGCAACACCCGCCAGCCCCAACTGATCAACCTCTATCCGATGGTTTCCAACCCTGCCAAAGAAGTAATTATTCTGGGTACTACCCAGAGTGGACGCACTTTTCGCCCCAGTGATTGGGCTGAGCGTCTCGCGGGCGTCATGAGTCAGTTTCGGCCCGGTGGCCCGCAGCCCGGCAGTCATTTGGGCTACTCGCCTTGGTGTGTTCCCAATTCGCGGGATGGCGTTCGCTGCGTGGTGGTTCACCGCGATCTGCGCGATTACAACGTCATGGCTTGGGACTTCTG
Proteins encoded in this region:
- the kynA gene encoding tryptophan 2,3-dioxygenase encodes the protein MCPYKHGEPSQAPIGLPESIVHEEKAQLDFSQSMSYGDYLKLDDILNAQAPRSPDHNEMLFIVQHQTSELWMKLMLHEMSAAIQCVRNDDLGSAFKMLARVSKIMEQLVHAWDVLATMTPPEYSAIRPYLSSSSGFQSYQYRCIEFSLGNKNAAMLKPHAHRPDLLAHVEAAYKAPSLYDEALRLLARRGLAVPASHSERDWTQPYEASAEVEQAWLQVYRDPKQHWDLYQLGEELTDLEDAFRLWRFRHVTTVERVIGFKRGTGGTGGVSYLRKMLDVVLFPEIWTLRTQL
- the kynU gene encoding kynureninase translates to MITLQHCQQRDAADPTRHLRAHFSIPSDLIYLDGNSLGVMPKAAVARAAEVVTQEWGQGLIRSWNTAGWFNLPQRLGNKVATLIGAGPDEVVVTDSTSINLFKVLSAALNMAREDAPTRRSIVSERSNFPTDLYMAEALCKERGFELQLVEPTEIEAALTVDVAVLILTHVNYRTGAMHDMSSVTAAAHAAGILTVWDLAHSAGAVPVDLHGAGADFAVGCSYKYLNGGPGAPAFVWVNPKHAERFWQPLAGWWGHATPFEFTPDYRPAPGIRRYLCGTQPILSLATLECGLDVFTAAEACGGMTALRDKSLALTDLFIELVEQRCEGHGLGLATPRDHEQRGSQVCLTRKTGAYAIVQALIARGVVGDFRAGDGAQHLDILRFGFTPLYIGFEDVWNAVEHLKQVLETEEWQQAQFNQHSEVT
- the argF gene encoding ornithine carbamoyltransferase, which gives rise to MKHYLQFSDLDASDYAYLFERAAIIKKKFKAYEKHHPLTDRTVALIFEKASTRTRVSFEAGTYQLGGSVVHLTTGDSQLGRSEPIEDSAKVISRMVDLVMIRTFEQTKIERFAAHSRVPVINGLTNEFHPCQILADLFTYLEHRGLNAEGKPDVALLKGKTVAWVGDGNNMANTWLQASEILGFNVHVSTPRDYEIDQKVAGLNSSKSYKIFKDPMQACAGADLVTTDVWTSMGYEAENEARRLAFADWCVDADMMKSAKPDALFMHCLPAHRGEEVQADVIDGPQSVVWEEAENRLHVQKALMEFLLLGRL
- a CDS encoding aspartate aminotransferase family protein, with translation MNAPASPHAAASPHVMNTYGRLPIALSHGQGCRVWDVNGKEYLDALGGIAVNTLGHNHPKLVPALQDQLTKLIHTSNYYHIPLQEALAKKLVELSGMTNVFFCSTGLEANEAALKLARKFGHDKGIERPEIVVYEKAFHGRSIATLSATGNPKVQAGFGPLVEGFIRVPVNNIDSLKQATANNPNVVAVFFEAIQGEGGVNPMHMDYLKAVRQLCDERDWLLMIDEVQCGMGRTGKWFSHQWAGIKADVMPLAKGLGSGVPVGAVVVGPKAANIFQPGNHGSTFGGNPLAMRAGVETIRIMEEEGLLENAAKVGAHLTAELAKALSAEIANKGVREIRGMGLMIGVDLAKPCSALVQQCADAGLLISVTADTVVRMVPPLNMSTAEADEVVRILCPLIKQLLANAS
- a CDS encoding DUF3579 domain-containing protein produces the protein MVSNPAKEVIILGTTQSGRTFRPSDWAERLAGVMSQFRPGGPQPGSHLGYSPWCVPNSRDGVRCVVVHRDLRDYNVMAWDFCMNFAKDNDLQVLQGNPPA